In Amaranthus tricolor cultivar Red isolate AtriRed21 chromosome 3, ASM2621246v1, whole genome shotgun sequence, a single window of DNA contains:
- the LOC130807286 gene encoding universal stress protein PHOS32-like produces MATNQNPTSENQVFPEMPPIRVKPPSTSTASSPRVTVSTPTATATGAAVETPTAGAARKIAIAVDLSNESAFAVKWAVDHYIRPGDAVVLLHVRPTSVLYGADWGCVDFSASVDGNNNEESHQKLEDDFDAFTTSKASDLAQPLVQAQVPYKIHIVKDHDMKERLCLEVERLGFNAVIMGSRGFGASKRGSNGRLGSVSDYCVRHCVCPVVVVRYPDENEGNGGDDVMVSVAEVDEEGVAEEEEYHDASDERKAAA; encoded by the exons ATGGCAACTAATCAAAACCcaacatcagaaaatcaagtaTTCCCAGAAATGCCACCAATTCGGGTCAAACCACCATCTACATCAACCGCATCATCACCAAGAGTAACTGTTTCAACCCCAACAGCAACTGCAACTGGTGCTGCTGTAGAAACTCCAACAGCTGGTGCTGCAAGGAAGATTGCTATTGCTGTAGATCTGAGTAATGAAAGTGCTTTTGCTGTTAAATGGGCTGTTGATCATTACATTCGTCCTGGTGATGCTGTTGTTCTTCTTCATGTTCGTCCGACTTCCGTTCTTTATGGTGCTGATTGGGGCTGTGTAGATTTCTCTGCTTCTGTTGATGGTAATAATAATGAAGAATCTCATCAGAAACTTGAAGATGATTTTGATGCTTTTACTACTTCTAAGGCGTCTGATCTTGCTCAACCTCTTGTACAAGCTCAG GTGCCATATAAAATTCATATTGTAAAAGATCATGACATGAAGGAAAGGCTATGTTTGGAGGTTGAGAGGCTTGGATTTAATGCTGTAATTATGGGAAGCCGTGGTTTTGGTGCATCTAAGAGAGGAAGCAATGGTAGGCTTGGGAGTGTTAGTGATTATTGTGTGCGCCACTGTGTCTGTCCAGTAGTAGTTGTCCGCTATCCTGATGAGAATGAAGGAAATGGTGGAGATGATGTAATGGTTTCTGTGGCTGAAGTAGATGAAGAGGGAGTTGCTGAAGAGGAAGAGTACCATGATGCTTCAGATGAACGCAAGG CGGCAGCCTGA
- the LOC130807287 gene encoding ABC1 family protein YPL109C, mitochondrial-like isoform X1, which yields MSGSLAAGRLRRIVHSLLQEQKCGFRNLDLCSQYNLVTKSYASHNFPKSRNLFIINGTRNMRCFSSSFTISREVNVSWRRLLYLQNTCGGQTFSRINKAAAAVSLALSRYHLLAPSVLALIGGHFSSRWTHAESFPVSDTLYDHAQNGKVYLTSVVFSLVEIIAIILRALYLAIIFSPCIVMAPFTDSLGVEFRKSWISILRCTLERAGPAFIKWGQWAATRPDLFPQDICTELAHLHSHAPAHNFAFTKQTIENAFGRKLGEIFENFEKEPVASGSVAQVHRATLKYCYPGRAIKPKLVAVKVRHPGVGEAIRRDFMIINAFAKVSNFIPTLKWLRLDESLQQFAVFMMSQVDLSREAAHLSRFIYNFRRWKDVSFPKPFYPLVHPAVLVETYEHGQSVLHYVDKLEGHGSVKTALAHIGSHALLKMLLVDNFVHADMHPGNILVRMKERSPEQFFESRPHVVFLDVGMTAELSKRDRMNILEFFKAIALRDGRTAAQCTLQLSERQNCPNPRAFVEEVESHFDVWKSPEGSSLHAADCMQQLLELVRHHKVNIDGNVCTVIVTTMVLEGWQRKLDPEYNVLDTLKAMMFKVDWAESLIYTIEGLVAP from the exons ATGTCCGG AAGTTTGGCTGCCGGGCGACTAAGAAGGATCGTTCATTCCCTTCTCCAAGAGCAGAAATGTGGCTTTAGGAATTTGGATCTTTGTTCTCAGTACAATCTTGTGACCAAAAGCTATGCTTCTCATAATTTTCCCAAATCAAGAAATCTATTTATCATCAATGGAACACGGAATATGCGTTGTTTCTCATCAAGCTTTACAATCTCACGTGAAGTTAATGTTTCTTGGAGAAGGCTTTTATATTTGCAGAATACTTGTGGTGGACAAACATTTTCTCGTATCAACAAAGCAGCAGCTGCTGTAAGTTTAGCTTTGAGCCGTTATCACCTGCTGGCTCCAAGTGTGCTTGCTTTAATAGGTGGACATTTTTCAAGTCGATGGACTCATGCAGAATCCTTCCCAGTGTCCGACACTCTCTACGATCATGCGCAAAATGGAAAAGTATATTTGACTTCTGTTGTGTTTTCTCTGGTAGAGATTATTGCGATAATTCTCCGGGCACTCTATTTAGCTATCATATTCTCGCCTTGCATAGTAATGGCTCCTTTCACAGATTCACTTGGTGTAGAGTTTAGAAAGTCCTGGATTAGTATTCTTCGCTGCACCCTAGAGAGGGCTGGTCCAGCATTCATTAAATGGGGACAATGGGCAGCCACAAGACCAGATCTTTTCCCTCAAGATATTTGCACAGAACTTGCGCACCTGCACTCTCATGCACCAGCTCATAACTTTGCCTTCACGAAGCAAACAATCGAGAATGCATTTGGCCGCAAGCTGGGTGAAATATTTGAGAATTTTGAAAAGGAGCCTGTTGCTTCTGGAAGTGTTGCTCAAGTTCATCGAGCCACTCTCAAATACTGCTATCCTGGACGCGCAATAAAGCCTAAGTTAGTTGCGGTGAAGGTTAGGCACCCAGGCGTTGGTGAGGCAATTCGTAGAGACTTCATGATAATAAATGCCTTCGCTAAAGTTTCAAACTTTATACCGACGTTGAAATGGTTAAGATTAGATGAAAGCTTGCAACAGTTTGCTGTGTTTATGATGTCTCAAGTTGATTTATCAAGAGAAGCTGCACATTTGAGTCGATTTATCTATAATTTCCGCAGATGGAAGGATGTTTCATTCCCAAAACCTTTCTATCCGTTGGTCCACCCAGCTGTTCTAGTGGAAACATATGAACATGGCCAAAGTGTCTTGCATTATGTCGATAAACTTGAAGGACACGGTAGTGTCAAAACAGCACTTGCTCATATTGGAAGTCACGCCCTTCTAAAAATGCTTTTG GTTGACAATTTTGTCCATGCTGACATGCACCCAGGAAATATACTTGTTCGGATGAAAGAGAGAAGCCCGGAACAATTCTTTGAATCAAGACCTCATGTTGTATTTCTTGATGTAGGCATGACTGCTGAACTTTCTAAACGGGATAGGATGAATATACTTGAGTTTTTCAAGGCCATTGCTCTTCGAGATGGTCGCACAGCTGCGCAATGTACTCTACAATTATCAGAACGCCAAAATTGTCCTAATCCTAGGGCTTTTGTTGAG GAAGTAGAAAGCCATTTCGATGTCTGGAAGTCTCCTGAAGGCAGTTCTCTGCATGCTGCTGATTGCATGCAGCAACTTCTAGAGCTAGTCCGGCACCATAAAGTTAACATTGATGGAAATGTTTGTACTGTAATTGTAACAACCATGGTTCTTGAG GGTTGGCAGCGGAAACTAGATCCGGAATACAATGTGTTGGACACTCTAAAAGCAATGATGTTTAAAGTTGACTGGGCAGAATCTCTGATCTACACAATTGAAGGTCTGGTTGCTCCTTGA
- the LOC130807287 gene encoding ABC1 family protein YPL109C, mitochondrial-like isoform X2, giving the protein MSGLAAGRLRRIVHSLLQEQKCGFRNLDLCSQYNLVTKSYASHNFPKSRNLFIINGTRNMRCFSSSFTISREVNVSWRRLLYLQNTCGGQTFSRINKAAAAVSLALSRYHLLAPSVLALIGGHFSSRWTHAESFPVSDTLYDHAQNGKVYLTSVVFSLVEIIAIILRALYLAIIFSPCIVMAPFTDSLGVEFRKSWISILRCTLERAGPAFIKWGQWAATRPDLFPQDICTELAHLHSHAPAHNFAFTKQTIENAFGRKLGEIFENFEKEPVASGSVAQVHRATLKYCYPGRAIKPKLVAVKVRHPGVGEAIRRDFMIINAFAKVSNFIPTLKWLRLDESLQQFAVFMMSQVDLSREAAHLSRFIYNFRRWKDVSFPKPFYPLVHPAVLVETYEHGQSVLHYVDKLEGHGSVKTALAHIGSHALLKMLLVDNFVHADMHPGNILVRMKERSPEQFFESRPHVVFLDVGMTAELSKRDRMNILEFFKAIALRDGRTAAQCTLQLSERQNCPNPRAFVEEVESHFDVWKSPEGSSLHAADCMQQLLELVRHHKVNIDGNVCTVIVTTMVLEGWQRKLDPEYNVLDTLKAMMFKVDWAESLIYTIEGLVAP; this is encoded by the exons ATGTCCGG TTTGGCTGCCGGGCGACTAAGAAGGATCGTTCATTCCCTTCTCCAAGAGCAGAAATGTGGCTTTAGGAATTTGGATCTTTGTTCTCAGTACAATCTTGTGACCAAAAGCTATGCTTCTCATAATTTTCCCAAATCAAGAAATCTATTTATCATCAATGGAACACGGAATATGCGTTGTTTCTCATCAAGCTTTACAATCTCACGTGAAGTTAATGTTTCTTGGAGAAGGCTTTTATATTTGCAGAATACTTGTGGTGGACAAACATTTTCTCGTATCAACAAAGCAGCAGCTGCTGTAAGTTTAGCTTTGAGCCGTTATCACCTGCTGGCTCCAAGTGTGCTTGCTTTAATAGGTGGACATTTTTCAAGTCGATGGACTCATGCAGAATCCTTCCCAGTGTCCGACACTCTCTACGATCATGCGCAAAATGGAAAAGTATATTTGACTTCTGTTGTGTTTTCTCTGGTAGAGATTATTGCGATAATTCTCCGGGCACTCTATTTAGCTATCATATTCTCGCCTTGCATAGTAATGGCTCCTTTCACAGATTCACTTGGTGTAGAGTTTAGAAAGTCCTGGATTAGTATTCTTCGCTGCACCCTAGAGAGGGCTGGTCCAGCATTCATTAAATGGGGACAATGGGCAGCCACAAGACCAGATCTTTTCCCTCAAGATATTTGCACAGAACTTGCGCACCTGCACTCTCATGCACCAGCTCATAACTTTGCCTTCACGAAGCAAACAATCGAGAATGCATTTGGCCGCAAGCTGGGTGAAATATTTGAGAATTTTGAAAAGGAGCCTGTTGCTTCTGGAAGTGTTGCTCAAGTTCATCGAGCCACTCTCAAATACTGCTATCCTGGACGCGCAATAAAGCCTAAGTTAGTTGCGGTGAAGGTTAGGCACCCAGGCGTTGGTGAGGCAATTCGTAGAGACTTCATGATAATAAATGCCTTCGCTAAAGTTTCAAACTTTATACCGACGTTGAAATGGTTAAGATTAGATGAAAGCTTGCAACAGTTTGCTGTGTTTATGATGTCTCAAGTTGATTTATCAAGAGAAGCTGCACATTTGAGTCGATTTATCTATAATTTCCGCAGATGGAAGGATGTTTCATTCCCAAAACCTTTCTATCCGTTGGTCCACCCAGCTGTTCTAGTGGAAACATATGAACATGGCCAAAGTGTCTTGCATTATGTCGATAAACTTGAAGGACACGGTAGTGTCAAAACAGCACTTGCTCATATTGGAAGTCACGCCCTTCTAAAAATGCTTTTG GTTGACAATTTTGTCCATGCTGACATGCACCCAGGAAATATACTTGTTCGGATGAAAGAGAGAAGCCCGGAACAATTCTTTGAATCAAGACCTCATGTTGTATTTCTTGATGTAGGCATGACTGCTGAACTTTCTAAACGGGATAGGATGAATATACTTGAGTTTTTCAAGGCCATTGCTCTTCGAGATGGTCGCACAGCTGCGCAATGTACTCTACAATTATCAGAACGCCAAAATTGTCCTAATCCTAGGGCTTTTGTTGAG GAAGTAGAAAGCCATTTCGATGTCTGGAAGTCTCCTGAAGGCAGTTCTCTGCATGCTGCTGATTGCATGCAGCAACTTCTAGAGCTAGTCCGGCACCATAAAGTTAACATTGATGGAAATGTTTGTACTGTAATTGTAACAACCATGGTTCTTGAG GGTTGGCAGCGGAAACTAGATCCGGAATACAATGTGTTGGACACTCTAAAAGCAATGATGTTTAAAGTTGACTGGGCAGAATCTCTGATCTACACAATTGAAGGTCTGGTTGCTCCTTGA
- the LOC130807287 gene encoding uncharacterized protein LOC130807287 isoform X3 has product MSGSLAAGRLRRIVHSLLQEQKCGFRNLDLCSQYNLVTKSYASHNFPKSRNLFIINGTRNMRCFSSSFTISREVNVSWRRLLYLQNTCGGQTFSRINKAAAAVSLALSRYHLLAPSVLALIGGHFSSRWTHAESFPVSDTLYDHAQNGKVYLTSVVFSLVEIIAIILRALYLAIIFSPCIVMAPFTDSLGVEFRKSWISILRCTLERAGPAFIKWGQWAATRPDLFPQDICTELAHLHSHAPAHNFAFTKQTIENAFGRKLGEIFENFEKEPVASGSVAQVHRATLKYCYPGRAIKPKLVAVKVRHPGVGEAIRRDFMIINAFAKVSNFIPTLKWLRLDESLQQFAVFMMSQVDLSREAAHLSRFIYNFRRWKDVSFPKPFYPLVHPAVLVETYEHGQSVLHYVDKLEGHGSVKTALAHIGSHALLKMLLVDNFVHADMHPGNILVRMKERSPEQFFESRPHVVFLDVGMTAELSKRDRMNILEFFKAIALRDGRTAAQCTLQLSERQNCPNPRAFVEFLNRK; this is encoded by the exons ATGTCCGG AAGTTTGGCTGCCGGGCGACTAAGAAGGATCGTTCATTCCCTTCTCCAAGAGCAGAAATGTGGCTTTAGGAATTTGGATCTTTGTTCTCAGTACAATCTTGTGACCAAAAGCTATGCTTCTCATAATTTTCCCAAATCAAGAAATCTATTTATCATCAATGGAACACGGAATATGCGTTGTTTCTCATCAAGCTTTACAATCTCACGTGAAGTTAATGTTTCTTGGAGAAGGCTTTTATATTTGCAGAATACTTGTGGTGGACAAACATTTTCTCGTATCAACAAAGCAGCAGCTGCTGTAAGTTTAGCTTTGAGCCGTTATCACCTGCTGGCTCCAAGTGTGCTTGCTTTAATAGGTGGACATTTTTCAAGTCGATGGACTCATGCAGAATCCTTCCCAGTGTCCGACACTCTCTACGATCATGCGCAAAATGGAAAAGTATATTTGACTTCTGTTGTGTTTTCTCTGGTAGAGATTATTGCGATAATTCTCCGGGCACTCTATTTAGCTATCATATTCTCGCCTTGCATAGTAATGGCTCCTTTCACAGATTCACTTGGTGTAGAGTTTAGAAAGTCCTGGATTAGTATTCTTCGCTGCACCCTAGAGAGGGCTGGTCCAGCATTCATTAAATGGGGACAATGGGCAGCCACAAGACCAGATCTTTTCCCTCAAGATATTTGCACAGAACTTGCGCACCTGCACTCTCATGCACCAGCTCATAACTTTGCCTTCACGAAGCAAACAATCGAGAATGCATTTGGCCGCAAGCTGGGTGAAATATTTGAGAATTTTGAAAAGGAGCCTGTTGCTTCTGGAAGTGTTGCTCAAGTTCATCGAGCCACTCTCAAATACTGCTATCCTGGACGCGCAATAAAGCCTAAGTTAGTTGCGGTGAAGGTTAGGCACCCAGGCGTTGGTGAGGCAATTCGTAGAGACTTCATGATAATAAATGCCTTCGCTAAAGTTTCAAACTTTATACCGACGTTGAAATGGTTAAGATTAGATGAAAGCTTGCAACAGTTTGCTGTGTTTATGATGTCTCAAGTTGATTTATCAAGAGAAGCTGCACATTTGAGTCGATTTATCTATAATTTCCGCAGATGGAAGGATGTTTCATTCCCAAAACCTTTCTATCCGTTGGTCCACCCAGCTGTTCTAGTGGAAACATATGAACATGGCCAAAGTGTCTTGCATTATGTCGATAAACTTGAAGGACACGGTAGTGTCAAAACAGCACTTGCTCATATTGGAAGTCACGCCCTTCTAAAAATGCTTTTG GTTGACAATTTTGTCCATGCTGACATGCACCCAGGAAATATACTTGTTCGGATGAAAGAGAGAAGCCCGGAACAATTCTTTGAATCAAGACCTCATGTTGTATTTCTTGATGTAGGCATGACTGCTGAACTTTCTAAACGGGATAGGATGAATATACTTGAGTTTTTCAAGGCCATTGCTCTTCGAGATGGTCGCACAGCTGCGCAATGTACTCTACAATTATCAGAACGCCAAAATTGTCCTAATCCTAGGGCTTTTGTTGAG TTTCTAAACAGGAAGTAG